CGTCCGCTTCAAGTCCGTGATGTCCTTCGTCACCCCCAGCGTCCCGATGATCTCCCCCCGCGCATTGCGCAACGGCACCTTCGTCGTCAGCGCCCACGTCTCCCGCCCGTCCACCCACGTCTCCCGCTCCACCTTCCCAATGATCGGACGCCCCGTCCGGATGATCTCCTGCTCATCCTCATACGCCGGCCGCGCGTGCTCCTCCGTGAAGAAATCAAAGTCCGTCTTCCCTATCGCCTCCTCCGCCGACTGGATCCCCAGCCCCGAGACCACCGTCTTGCTGCACAACAAAAACCGCGACTGCAAATCCTTGAAGTAAATCCGGTCCGGGATGTTGTCCAGCAGCGCCCGCAGCAAATCATGCTCAAACGCCAGTTGCGCCTCCACCTTCCGCCGCGCCGTGATGTCCCGAAACGTCAACACGCTCCCCGTCAAGGTGTCCGCCTCAATCAACGGCAGCAGCGTGTACTCCACCGGGATGATCCGCCCGTCCGCGCAGACAAATTCGCTCTCCCCCTCCTGCCCGTGATGCTCCCCCCCCAAAATGACCGACGCATTCACCAGAAAACTCTCCAGCGGCTGATTGGCCATGCTCTCCGGCGTCCGCCCAAACAACCGCGCCGCCGCCAGATTCGCAAATATGCACCGCCCCTCATGATCCACCCCGATGATCCCCTCGTTCACCACATTCAAAATAAGCTGATGCCGCTGCCCCAGCCGCGCCAGCAATTCCTCCGACACCTTGAACTCGGTGATGTCCTTCGATATGCCAAACGTCCCGATGATCCGCCCGCTCTCATCCCGCCACGGCATCTTCGTCGTCAGCGCCCACGTCACCCGCCCGTCCGCATACGTCTCCTTCTCCGTCACCCCCACCAGCGGCTGCCCCGTCCGGATGATCCGCTGCTCATCCTCATACGCCTGCACCGCATGCTCCGGCCCAAACAAATCCTGATCGCTCTTCCCCACCATCCCCGCCGGATCGGCAAAACCAAACCGATCCGCCAGCGCCTGGCTGCATTTGACAAACCGCGACTCCAAATCCTTGAAATAGATGCAATCCGGTATGTTCTGCAGCAGCGTCTCAAACAGATTCCGCTCGTACGCCAGCCGGCTCTCCGTCTCCGCCCGCTCCTTCCACGCTTTCTCCAATTTCTGCAGGCTGTCCCGCAAACCCACCTGCGACATCACCTGCCGCGCCAGCCGCTCCAGCGATTGAAGCTGCCCCGCGCTCAGCTTCCGCGGTTGATGATCCGCCACAATCAACGCCCCCACCGCCAGCCCCTCCGCCGCCCGCAACGGTATGCCCGCCAGAAAACAAACTTCCTGCTCCAGCCACGCCCGGCAGCGTTCCCCTCCCCGCGGATCCGTCCGCACATCCTCCATCACCACCGGCCCGTCCGCACCCACCACCATCTCGGTAAAAGATTGATGCCGCGGCACCTCCACAATGTCCGTCCCCACCACCGCCTTGCACCACGCCCGCGTGGCATCCAGAAAAGATATCAACGCGATCGGCGCCTGCGCGCAGGCCGCCGCCAAATGCGCCAAATCATCAAATGCCGCCTCCCGCTGGGTGTCCAAAATGGCCCATTCCTGCAGGGCAGCCAGCCGCTTCTGTTCCGCCACCTGGCTCATGCTCATGCTATGCCGTGTTTAGGGGTCCCGTCCAACCCGCGGCCATGCCATGGGTCAAAAGGCACATGGTCGCACACTAGGCTTCGGCATCCCGGCCCAAAACTTGAGCGCTTTTTTCCACCGCATCGGCTCCCCGCCCTGCTCGGCTCATCAGCCTCCCTTCCACCACCGGCCACCCAGAAAAAAGAAACTGGCGGAGAGAGGGAGATTCGAACTCCCGGTGGGGTATTAGCCCACTCACGCTCTCCAGGCGTGCGCTTTAAACCACTCAGCCATCTCTCCGCCGGGCCAGCCTAATCTGCCCCAAAATCCGCCCCCAGGCAACGTTTTTCCATGCCCCCTTCACCCCCCACCCCCCCGCATTTTTTCTCTTGCGCTTCCGCCAAACTGAGGCAACTTATTCAAGTATTAAAATTAAACATACTCATTTTAAGCATTAGAATCTAACCATGAGCGCCAACCCGGCCTTTCCCGACTTGACGCTGCGCCCACCGCGCAGCCCCCGCGTGCGCCTGGGCGGCTTCGTCATCCTGCCCCGCATGCTCGACAAGGGCCGCGCGCTCCTCGCCGGCAAAAATGGCGAATACAACTACGCCTGCCCCCTCGACCAGCAATTCCTGACCTTCGTCGGCGTGGACCCCGAGGCCCTCAAAGCCCAACTGGCCGCCGGCCTGGGCGACGGCGCCATCCTGCAATGGCTCGAAAAAAACGCCCAACACCCCCGCCACCCGGTGGAAATCGCCGCCTGGTCCGCCTGGCAGGAACAGCGCACCCCGGGAGCCGTCGAGCTGCGCGAGTTTTTTCATGGGGTGCACGCCAAAATTGCGCCCGAACGCACCGATGTCGTGACCTGGTTTGACCTGCTCGACCTCGACGACTTCGTCTCCTTCGGCGGCAAACCTTGAACGGCGGAACATTTTTTCGGATTTGCGGTCACCGTCGCTCGCCATAGGGCGCTAGGCGGGTGGCGGCCCGCAAAAGGCACGGATGGGTGTCCGTGCCTTTCCTTTTTTTTAGGCCCCCCTTTTTCTCTCCCCCGCCGCGCGCCGCCCCCCCCGCCTTTTTCCTTGCCCGCCTCCGCTTGAATCCCGCCCGCAACCGTGGCATATTCCCCTTAATCCTCTCATAATTTCAGACCGCCTCACTCACGCGTATGAAAGCGACACTCTCGCTGGCGGCGTTGGGGGCCTTCCTCCTGGCCCTGCCCGCCCCGGCGCAAATTTCCCCCGGCACCGCCCCCGCCTGGCGCTACACCCTCCTGGGTCCCACCACCCTCCTGGTGGATTGCCCCATCTGCGGCCGGCCTTCCATTCCCGAACCGCTGCGCGGCACCCTCGACCTCCGCCTCCTCGCCAGCAACGCCCAAAGCCAGGTCTGGGCCGTCGAAAACGTCGCCTTTTATGTCGGCGATCCCCACCAACCCTCCCGCCGCCTCACCGGCAGCGGCCTATGGCGCTGGCAGGCCCCCGACAAACAGGAAATGCTCCTCGAACTCCAGCTCACCGTTCCCGGCGTCGTCACCAATCTCCCCCTCGATTTCACCAATGCCTTCTCCCATCTGCCCCTGCCCCGCCCCCTCCTCAACCTCACCCTCACCGATACCCGCGGCAGCGCCGTCGAGGTGTACCACCTCAACCTCCTCGCCGCCCCCGCCCGCGAAATCTGGTTCTCCACCCGCCACAACTTCACCAGCGGCCTCAACATCCACGGCACCCGCGGCGACCTCCTCGCCCATACCGGCCGCGTCGTCCGCCGCCTGGGCGACCTCCTCAGCCGCCTCGGCTTGATGCCCGGCTTCTGGGCCTACAACCTCGACGCCCTGGACCTGGGGCCGCGCGGCGACATTCAATTCTCCCTCGACGAAGATGTCTTCAGTGAAACCCGCGGCCCGCTCTCCCACGGCGACCTCCTCTCCCATGAGGGCCTCGTCCTGAAAACCTACACCCAGTGGCTCGCCCCCTTCGCCCCCATGCCCCCCATCCCCAATGCCGGCCTCGACGCCGTCGGACGCCTCCCCGAC
The sequence above is drawn from the Verrucomicrobiia bacterium genome and encodes:
- a CDS encoding DUF5069 domain-containing protein is translated as MSANPAFPDLTLRPPRSPRVRLGGFVILPRMLDKGRALLAGKNGEYNYACPLDQQFLTFVGVDPEALKAQLAAGLGDGAILQWLEKNAQHPRHPVEIAAWSAWQEQRTPGAVELREFFHGVHAKIAPERTDVVTWFDLLDLDDFVSFGGKP